GCGACCCGCTGGAACGTCTCGCGGGACGGCCTCGTGTGGTCGTTCGCGCTCCGCGAAGGCGTGAAGTTCCACGACGGTAGCCGGCTCACCGCGACGGACGTCGCCGCGAGCTTCGCGCGCCAGCTCCGCGGGGAGGTGCCGGGCTCGCCCGTCGTCTGGTCGGCGGTTTTCCGCGGTGTTCCAGGGGTGGTGCGCGAGGTGAGGGCGGCCGACTCCCACACCGTGCAGTTCGTGCTCGTCCAGCCTTATGCGCCACTCCTGACGGTGCTCGCCCACCCGGGCCTCGGAGTCGTGAGAAGCGTGACAGGCAGTGACGGCGCGGCACGCCTGATCGGCACGGGACCATACCGCGTCGTCGATACATCGGAGGGACGCTTGGCGCTCGAGGCGGTGCCCGATTATTGGGCGGGCCCGCCGAGGTCTGATCGTCTCGTCATCCTCGACATCGTCACGGACGACCAGGCCGAGGCCGACCTCGACGCGGGGACGCTGGATGTCTGGTTCTCGGCCGGCCCGCCGCGGCGGACCCTGGGCGCGCTCTCGGTTCCGGGGCTCCGCGTCGGCTATCTTGCGTTTCAGACCGAGAAGGAGCCGTTCTCCCGCAAGAGGATCCGACAGGCGGTCGCCGCGGCGCTCGATCCCGCCGTCATCGGCGTCGCGCTCGGCGGGGTGGCGGTACCGCTGCAGTCGTTCCTGCCCGCGGGCGTCTGGGCCCGCCGCGAGGGCTCGCCGCTGCTCGGCGCCGGCAAGGAGGCGGTGCGGACCCTCCTCGCGCAGGGCGGCGGGTGGCCGACCGGCGCGGCACCGATGCTGCTCGTGCCGTCGGAGACGGCGCTGCTGAGCCTTCCAAAGCTCGGCGAGACGATCCAGCTGGCCCTGGGCGCCGCCGAGATGCCGGTGAACCTCTCGATCGAGGAGCCCGACGCCGCGCGCGCGACCCTCCAGAAGGGCGAGCACGACCTGGCGCTCGTCGAGGCGGCGGTGTTCGGCGGCGATCCGCACCTCTTCCTCTTCC
This is a stretch of genomic DNA from Candidatus Methylomirabilota bacterium. It encodes these proteins:
- a CDS encoding ABC transporter substrate-binding protein, which encodes MHGLRRAAPALLLLALASAWAARAQGSSAPATEIRREVRIGVPGVPSTLDPATALEGAVPLVARQVFDTLVAYRQGSTDIEPALATRWNVSRDGLVWSFALREGVKFHDGSRLTATDVAASFARQLRGEVPGSPVVWSAVFRGVPGVVREVRAADSHTVQFVLVQPYAPLLTVLAHPGLGVVRSVTGSDGAARLIGTGPYRVVDTSEGRLALEAVPDYWAGPPRSDRLVILDIVTDDQAEADLDAGTLDVWFSAGPPRRTLGALSVPGLRVGYLAFQTEKEPFSRKRIRQAVAAALDPAVIGVALGGVAVPLQSFLPAGVWARREGSPLLGAGKEAVRTLLAQGGGWPTGAAPMLLVPSETALLSLPKLGETIQLALGAAEMPVNLSIEEPDAARATLQKGEHDLALVEAAVFGGDPHLFLFPLSASEGAVKGPRALNFSFYRNPRLDDALIRASQLSFRAERQRLYQRAQALLAEDLPWLPIYVRLHWALARSEVRGLRLHPTGFHRLDTVSLEAAPGGPR